A DNA window from Daucus carota subsp. sativus chromosome 3, DH1 v3.0, whole genome shotgun sequence contains the following coding sequences:
- the LOC108212732 gene encoding putative leucine-rich repeat receptor-like protein kinase At2g19210 — protein MLVCIMCTRMKLFTCCLSLSVLCLTLLAVEVDAQEQGDQSGFISIDCGIPGNSNYTDKVTGINYVSDSEFTDAGESKTILPIHRSSSLDQQFLTLRSFPQGTRNCYTLKPAQGPGNRYLIRAQFMYGNYDSKGVLPKFDLYLGVEKWDTISFNKTTSEELSEIIHVPTSEYIHVCLVNTGLGTPFISSLELRYFNNSRYTAEFGSLQLFARLDFGETFGNYRFKDDIYDRKWNSIKYINSTLVYNFETWTYIGGNKVPYKVMTTAIAPDNSSNPLKLPWTPANASDQFLIYMYFSEVQTLQPNQTREFDIYLDGKPWSRRPVTPYNRSTVTVYSDALEKPAASHELVIQKTKRSTLPPILNAFELFTVKKFLQFQTDDQDTASMMDIKSVYKVQKGNWQGDPCATRAYAWNGIGCIYNVSDKPRITSLNLSASGLNGKIAPSISNLTMLRSLDLSDNNLSGDIPDFLSQLTLLRILNLKGNNFTGSVPSSLLSKSKSGLLLLSLDSSQEGGDTNRCLSSSCKKSTNKSTILIAVSIASVLVLILIAVIIILWMRSYKMRQAYIKDDSLETKKRQFTYSEIISITNNFEKIVGKGGFGTVYHGYVDDTQVAVKMLSATSVQGYKEFQTEAKLLMSIHHKNLTTLVGYCNEENKLGIIYEYIANGDLEGHLSGRNPYVLSWEQRILIAIDAAEGFEYLHHGCKPPIIHRDVKSTNILLTENFRGKLADFGLSRVIPFEGGSHVTTVVAGTPGYLDPEYYRSNRLTEKSDVYSFGIVLMEIITGRPAIGTSNDRGHIVEWVKSRLEEGDVEIIVDSRIRENVDMNSVWRTVEIALACVSTASDDRPTMDFVVSQLKESLSNDLCRSETRKKELVGVQSLNLESEVSGPQPR, from the exons ATGCTTGTATGTATCATGTGTACAAGGATGAAACTCTTTACATGTTGCCTATCTCTGTCTGTACTCTGTCTAACTCTTCTTGCAGTTGAAGTTGATGCACAGGAACAGGGTGATCAATCAG GTTTCATAAGCATAGATTGCGGAATTCCTGGAAATTCCAACTACACGGACAAAGTGACAGGCATAAATTATGTCTCGGATTCCGAATTCACTGATGCCGGAGAAAGCAAGACTATACTACCAATACACAGGTCTTCATCTCTGGATCAACAGTTTCTGACGCTCAGAAGTTTTCCACAAGGAACCAGAAACTGTTACACTCTAAAACCTGCTCAAGGACCTGGTAATAGGTACCTGATTCGCGCACAATTTATGTATGGAAACTACGACTCCAAAGGCGTACTCCCAAAATTTGATCTTTATCTTGGAGTGGAGAAATGGGATACAATTTCATTCAACAAAACAACTTCAGAAGAACTGTCAGAGATCATTCATGTCCCAACATCAGAGTATATTCACGTTTGTCTCGTGAATACAGGGCTTGGAACACCTTTTATATCATCACTCGAGTTGAGGTACTTCAATAACAGCAGGTATACAGCTGAATTCGGATCACTACAGCTTTTTGCGCGCCTGGATTTTGGTGAAACATTTGGGAATTACAG GTTTAAAGACGATATCTATGATAGAAAATGGAACTCAATCAAGTATATTAACAGCACAttagtatataattttgagACATGGACATATATAGGAGGAAATAAAGTACCATATAAAGTCATGACGACGGCTATCGCACCAGACAACAGCAGCAATCCGTTGAAACTCCCATGGACGCCTGCCAATGCATCTGATCAGTTTCTTATCTACATGTACTTCTCAGAGGTGCAGACACTACAACCCAACCAAACGAGAGAATTCGACATATATTTGGACGGGAAACCCTGGAGCAGGCGGCCGGTAACACCGTATAATCGGAGTACTGTAACAGTTTACAGTGATGCACTTGAGAAGCCAGCGGCCAGTCATGAGCTTGTGATTCAGAAAACCAAAAGATCAACGCTTCCCCCTATCCTAAATGCTTTCGAGCTTTTTACGGTTAAGAAATTTCTGCAATTCCAAACAGATGATCAAGACA CTGCTTCCATGATGGATATTAAGTCAGTTTATAAGGTTCAGAAAGGAAACTGGCAAGGAGATCCATGTGCAACAAGAGCTTATGCATGGAATGGAATTGGTTGTATCTATAATGTTTCCGATAAGCCTAGGATCACATCCTT GAATTTATCCGCCAGTGGATTAAATGGCAAGATTGCTCCTTCTATATCCAATCTCACAATGTTAAGATCACT gGATTTGTCAGACAATAATTTGTCAGGGGACATACCTGATTTCTTATCGCAGTTGACCTTGTTGAGGATTCT AAATCTAAAAGGGAACAATTTCACAGGTTCAGTTCCATCAAGCCTTCTGTCAAAGTCCAAAAGCGGATTGTTGTTACTAAG CTTGGATTCAAGTCAGGAAGGTGGAGATACAAATCGATGTTTGTCATCATCATGCAAAAAGAGCACTAATAAATCTACAATCTTGATAGCAGTTTCAATTGCTTCAGTGCTTGTGTTGATCTTGATTGCAGTGATAATTATTCTGTGGATGAGAAGTTATAAAATGCGACAAG CATATATAAAGGATGACTCATTGGAGACTAAAAAGCGTCAGTTCACATACTCAGAAATTATAAGCATCACCAACAATTTTGAGAAAATTGTGGGAAAAGGAGGATTTGGCACAGTTTATCATGGCTATGTTGATGATACCCAAGTTGCTGTTAAAATGCTCTCAGCAACATCAGTTCAAGGATATAAAGAGTTTCAGACTGAG GCTAAGCTTCTTATgagcattcatcataagaattTAACAACTCTTGTTGGATACTGTAACGAGGAAAACAAATTAGGGATCATCTACGAGTACATTGCCAATGGTGATCTAGAAGGGCATCTATCAG GTCGAAACCCCTATGTCTTGAGTTGGGAACAGAGAATTCTGATTGCAATTGATGCAGCAGAAG GCTTTGAATATCTGCATCATGGTTGCAAGCCACCAATAATCCACAGAGATGTCAAATCCACAAATATCTTATTGACGGAGAATTTCAGAGGAAAGCTTGCAGATTTTGGCTTGTCCAGAGTCATCCCTTTCGAAGGTGGCAGTCACGTAACAACAGTAGTTGCCGGAACTCCTGGCTACCTTGATCCCGA GTACTACAGATCAAATAGATTAACCGAGAAAAGTGATGTTTATAGTTTTGGAATCGTCCTCATGGAAATAATCACAGGCCGACCAGCTATAGGGACTAGTAATGACCGCGGGCACATAGTTGAATGGGTTAAGTCTAGACTTGAGGAAGGGGATGTTGAAATTATCGTCGACTCAAGGATAAGGGAAAATGTTGATATGAATTCTGTCTGGAGAACGGTGGAAATTGCATTAGCGTGCGTATCTACAGCTTCTGATGATAGGCCTACTATGGATTTTGTGGTGTCTCAACTGAAAGAGAGCTTGTCAAACGACTTATGCCGGAGTGAGACAAGAAAGAAAGAGTTAGTTGGAGTACAGTCTCTTAATCTTGAAAGCGAAGTATCAGGTCCTCAGCCGCGGTAA
- the LOC108211931 gene encoding uncharacterized protein LOC108211931: MQVSSQSPRPYLYITMKSLRPYIKVYSPNFVTKFICLVNYIMLYSEVMISSDLASRVHRHQLIKNEDYHAREGDLCYGCGLLLHESSSIYHCTYFRTNAEEDDCAHVLIHKTCAHLPTKLKHPSHKHELELSERPLSFPISRDKCDVCGITLKWFTYYCGFYKSEFQICLACIIPFNKITIHPPYHPHKLTFLANLATFRCDGCHEVDTDFSYMCYTCPFWIHLKCSNLPPLLSCDIHHKHPLRLTYYLPENYRRFQQSCRICRQYLRDPRDWLYHCPDCRFFAHIKCATSPPKSHGDTKYANQDYSIHKSLSGLVQLPLPEHESLLRHCIKGSTLWSKDAALTPPDQINHWSHEHKLLLKNPSVASTTSEEEIWPICNGCIESITIKDGAFYECGECDYILHGYCAHFPQEMSDRAGYRRKIVAIQPRVHDIWSCARCKGFRNGTQMRYTYEGDYAQKSTIERNFDSACVILPERIVHKAHQHKSRPNYFFRASAGENTTCSACNQTLDGFDICYACNGFECFRCIHIECALKPLRVEHRWDPHPLHLITSAEEVIDHPHEFQCEFCSEEIDTNYWFYHCSVCDLSFHFKGCIDPFPYSKVKFGASNIMLDAHQHGLSFLLNKKKHQPCHRCHKDTFGRPVLECIPCKFVQHAQPELCT, translated from the exons ATGCAAGTTTCGTCACAATCTCCGAGACCCTATCTATATATTACAATGAAATCTCTGAGACCTTATATCAAGGTGTACTCTCCTAACTTCGTTACAAAATTTATTTGCCTGGTAAATTACATCATGTTGTACTCAGAAGTGATGATCTCTTCAGACTTAGCAAGCCGAGTTCATCGTCATCAACTGATAAAGAACGAGGATTATCATGCTCGTGAAGGCGATCTCTGTTATGGCTGCGGTCTACTCCTGCATGAATCATCGTCTATTTATCATTGTACCTACTTCCGTACCAATGCTGAAGAAGATGATTGTGCTCATGTTTTAATTCACAAAACCTGTGCACATTTACCCACAAAGCTTAAGCATCCAAGCCACAAACATGAGCTAGAATTATCTGAACGTCCACTATCCTTTCCTATTTCCAGAGACAAATGTGATGTTTGTGGCATCACGTTGAAATGGTTCACTTACTATTGCGGTTTCTATAAGtctgaatttcaaatttgtctGGCATGTATTAtaccttttaataaaattactatACACCCTCCGTATCATCCTCACAAGCTAACCTTTCTAGCTAACCTAGCAACTTTCCGATGTGATGGCTGCCATGAGGTGGATACTGACTTTTCTTATATGTGCTACACATGCCCCTTCTGGATCCACCTCAAGTGCAGTAATCTACCACCATTGTTATCCTGTGATATTCACCATAAGCATCCTCTTAGGCTAACATATTATTTACCAGAAAATTACCGTAGATTTCAGCAGTCTTGCAGAATCTGTAGACAATATTTGCGTGACCCTAGAGATTGGCTCTACCACTGTCCAGACTGCAGATTCTTTGCGCACATCAAATGTGCTACATCACCTCCAAAAAG CCATGGTGACACCAAGTATGCCAATCAAGATTATTCAATACATAAATCATTATCAGGTCTTGTGCAACTCCCACTGCCAGAGCATGAATCGTTGTTGCGGCATTGTATCAAGGGAAGTACATTATGGTCGAAGGATGCTGCCCTGACACCTCCTGATCAGATCAACCACTGGAGCCACGAACATAAACTTTTACTAAAAAACCCGAGTGTTGCAAGTACTACCTCTGAAGAAGAAATTTGGCCTATTTGTAACGGGTGCATTGAATCTATCACCATAAAAGATGGTGCATTTTATGAATGTGGAGAATGTGATTACATTCTCCACGGATACTGTGCCCACTTTCCACAAGAGATGTCTGACCGTGCAGGATACAGACGCAAGATAGTGGCGATTCAACCCAGGGTCCATGATATCTGGTCTTGCGCTCGTTGTAAAGGTTTTAGAAATGGGACACAAATGCGATACACTTATGAAGGCGATTATGCACAGAAAAGTACAATTGAGCGCAATTTTGACAGTGCTTGTGTTATTCTACCTGAACGCATCGTACACAAAGCTCATCAACACAAAAGTCGTCCTAACTACTTTTTCCGTGCATCAGCTGGTGAAAACACTACTTGTTCAGCGTGCAACCAAACACTAGACGGGTTTGACATCTGTTATGCATGTAATGGTTTTGAATGTTTTAGATGCATACATATCGAATGTGCTCTTAAGCCACTTAGAGTGGAACATCGATGGGATCCTCACCCCCTTCACTTGATAACTTCCGCAGAAGAAGTAATAGATCATCCTCATGAATTCCAATGTGAATTTTGCTCAGAAGAGATAGACACGAACTATTGGTTCTACCATTGCAGTGTTTGTGATCTGTCCTTTCATTTTAAAGGATGCATCGATCCGTTTCCCTACTCAAAGGTCAAGTTTGGGGCTTCCAATATTATGCTTGACGCTCACCAGCACGGCCTCagctttttattaaataaaaagaaacacCAACCATGTCATAGATGCCATAAAGATACATTCGGTAGGCCGGTCCTTGAGTGCATACCATGTAAATTCGTGCAACACGCCCAGCCTGAGTTATGCACTTGA
- the LOC108213440 gene encoding uncharacterized protein LOC108213440, producing MSYLPPMMIASDVIGRVHDHQLIKKEDYHAREGDLCYGCGLLLDESSSVYHCPHLGTNDEEYNCATFFLHKACAHLPTMLKHPNHHHRLTLSHRPLFFKDKCNVCGIKLTGFTYYCRSCKDEFQICVACVIPIKTIDIRPPYHPHKLSFQANGQATFRCDACHEVDTDFSYMCNTCSFWIHLKCSNLRRSLVSDIYHKHPLRLAYSLPEIYRRFQQSCRICNEVLQDPSDWIYYCQDCRFFAHIKCATSPPPYYFDIVYTSQEDSVHKSLSDLVHLPLPDDESLLRHCIQKGSFSWWKDAALTPPDHIHHWSHEHPLSLKNPSVVGTTSEEEILPICNGCTESITIKDGPFYECGECEYILHGYCAHFPKEMSDPGLGRKHVAIQLNVHDIWSCNRCKGFRNGIQMRGRYETSWGKISTVDTNLDSGCAVLPKMITHKAHQHKTRPYGFGLEHCFIESFFTCSACGQYIKQFDASYMCEADRCLTYLHTECALKPLRVTHRWDPHPLHLTTSLEEVTDHPHEFHCEFCSEEIDTNYWFYHCSVCDLSFHLKGCMDLFLYSKVKFGATNIKLDAHHHGLTFVLNKKKGQPCHRCHKDTFRMPVLQCAPCKFVQHAQPELCS from the exons ATGTCGTACTTGCCACCAATGATGATCGCTTCAGACGTAATAGGCCGAGTTCATGATCATCAACTGATAAAGAAGGAGGATTATCATGCTCGCGAGGGCGATCTCTGTTATGGCTGCGGTTTACTCCTAGATGAATCATCGTCTGTTTATCATTGTCCTCACTTGGGTACAAATGACGAAGAATACAATTGTGCTACTTTCTTTCTTCACAAAGCCTGTGCACATTTACCTACTATGCTGAAGCATCCGAACCACCATCATCGGCTAACACTATCTCACCGtccattattttttaaagacaAATGTAATGTTTGTGGCATCAAGTTGACAGGGTTCACTTACTATTGCCGCTCCTGTAAggatgaatttcaaatttgtgtCGCGTGTGTTATACCGATCAAAACAATTGATATACGCCCTCCTTATCATCCTCACAAGCTAAGCTTCCAAGCCAACGGCCAAGCAACTTTCCGTTGTGATGCCTGCCATGAGGTGGATACTGACTTTTCGTATATGTGCAACACATGTTCGTTCTGGATCCACCTCAAGTGCAGTAATCTACGACGATCATTAGTCTCTGATATTTACCATAAGCACCCTCTAAGGCTAGCATATTCTCTACCAGAAATTTACCGTAGATTTCAACAGTCTTGCAGAATCTGTAATGAGGTATTGCAGGACCCAAGTGATTGGATCTACTACTGTCAGGACTGCAGATTCTTCGCGCACATCAAATGTGCTACATCACCTCCGCCATATTATTT TGATATTGTTTACACCAGTCAAGAAGATTCAGTTCATAAATCATTATCAGATCTTGTGCACCTCCCGCTACCAGACGATGAATCATTGTTGCGGCATTGTATTCAAAAGGGAAGTTTTTCATGGTGGAAGGATGCTGCCCTGACACCTCCTGATCATATCCACCACTGGAGCCACGAACATCCACTTTCACTAAAAAACCCGAGTGTTGTAGGTACTACTTctgaagaagaaatattgcctattTGTAACGGGTGCACGGAATCTATCACCATAAAAGATGGTCCATTTTATGAATGCGGAGAATGTGAGTACATTCTCCACGGATACTGTGCCCACTTTCCAAAAGAGATGTCTGACCCAGGACTAGGACGCAAGCATGTGGCAATTCAACTTAATGTCCATGATATCTGGTCTTGCAATCGTTGTAAAGGTTTTAGAAATGGGATACAAATGCGAGGCAGATATGAAACTAGTTGGGGAAAGATAAGTACAGTTGATACCAATCTTGACAGTGGTTGTGCTGTTCTACCCAAAATGATCACACACAAAGCTCATCAACACAAAACTCGTCCTTACGGTTTTGGCCTAGAACATTGTTTTATTGAATCTTTTTTTACTTGTTCAGCTTGCGGCCAATATATAAAACAGTTTGATGCCAGTTATATGTGTGAAGCAGACAGGTGTTTGACATACCTACATACCGAATGTGCTCTTAAGCCACTTCGAGTGACACATCGATGGGATCCTCACCCCCTTCACTTGACAACTTCCCTAGAAGAAGTAACAGATCATCCTCATGAGTTCCACTGTGAATTTTGCTCAGAAGAGATAGACACAAACTATTGGTTCTACCATTGTAGTGTTTGTGATCTGTCCTTTCATTTGAAAGGCTGCATGGATCTGTTTCTCTACTCAAAGGTCAAGTTCGGAGCAACCAATATTAAGCTTGATGCTCACCATCATGGCCTCACCTTTGTTCTAAATAAAAAGAAGGGCCAACCATGTCACAGATGCCATAAAGATACATTCCGTATGCCAGTCCTTCAGTGCGCGCCATGCAAATTCGTGCAGCATGCCCAGCCTGAGTTATGCTCTTGA
- the LOC108211804 gene encoding pectinesterase inhibitor 3, which translates to MATLTPITLSLLLLLSLSTTLLLRTAAKSPHSDVPSSDLIHASCIHANYPQICLRTLSTYAPPATTQNDVAQAAVKISLTRSQKASEFLSNLKNKSTKREKDAVSDCVSQMSDSVDELTKTLSELKHLRRGSEFKWQMSNVETWVSAALTNEDTCLDGFKEIDGKVRSDVRRKITNVARVTSNALYLINLMDSKAHK; encoded by the coding sequence ATGGCCACTCTCACTCCCAtaactctctctctcctcctcctcctctctctctccaccacCCTCCTCCTCCGCACCGCCGCAAAGTCACCGCACTCCGACGTCCCCTCCTCCGACCTCATTCACGCATCATGCATCCACGCCAACTACCCACAAATCTGTCTCCGAACCCTCTCCACCTACGCCCCTCCCGCCACCACCCAAAACGACGTCGCTCAAGCCGCGGTTAAAATAAGCCTAACGAGATCACAAAAGGCCTCCGAGTTCTTATCCAATCTCAAGAACAAAAGTACAAAACGAGAGAAAGACGCAGTTAGCGACTGCGTTAGCCAGATGTCAGATTCGGTTGATGAGCTCACCAAGACATTGTCAGAGCTGAAACATCTCAGACGAGGAAGCGAGTTCAAGTGGCAGATGAGCAATGTGGAGACGTGGGTCAGCGCTGCGTTAACGAATGAAGACACGTGTCTTGACGGGTTTAAAGAGATTGATGGGAAAGTAAGAAGTGATGTTAGAAGGAAGATCACTAATGTTGCGAGAGTGACTAGTAATGCTCTTTACTTGATTAATCTCATGGATAGTAAGGCTCATAAATAA